From Pontibacillus yanchengensis, the proteins below share one genomic window:
- a CDS encoding tyrosine-type recombinase/integrase, whose amino-acid sequence MTFNQEVSKQGSAQVVIQHLLETHNMEDLQVAAINVLGISGDKDADAPKQEKSFQKLTVEESILFFKGSSKFLGLAETSKDTYNYEIKLFCDFISKKFGTLDIPLTEVIYPTSTLLEYINQNDISNNTSAKKSAFLRTFIKTVVQDFYLMNKEEFDGTLKVDWNKNGLPKFYKLEQLKELLILSKETAFGLRNYTIISAFLGSALRVSELVGIQLSDIDLEEEMITVSRKRNKNKPVPAYIQRDALNVLMKYIDFMYGHLAEDWKELKANYGGLYVFSTTGGETAMTDRAVRGMVKSLAKKAQSISDAEAENLSVHNFRHSYAIYGIRSGINLYAMMDLMGHSTVTSLKPYAKQSRDQIKEDMEKNPIAKLI is encoded by the coding sequence ACCTCCAAGTGGCTGCAATAAATGTATTAGGTATAAGTGGAGACAAAGATGCAGATGCACCAAAACAGGAAAAATCATTTCAAAAATTAACCGTCGAAGAAAGCATTCTGTTTTTTAAGGGTAGTTCAAAATTTTTGGGCTTAGCAGAGACCTCTAAAGATACCTATAACTACGAAATAAAATTATTTTGTGATTTCATTAGCAAAAAGTTTGGGACACTTGATATACCATTAACAGAAGTAATATATCCAACATCTACTTTGCTTGAATATATCAATCAAAATGATATTTCAAATAATACAAGCGCTAAAAAATCAGCATTTCTAAGAACTTTCATCAAAACAGTAGTTCAGGATTTTTATTTAATGAATAAAGAAGAATTTGACGGCACCTTAAAAGTCGATTGGAATAAAAACGGATTGCCAAAGTTTTATAAATTAGAACAATTAAAAGAATTACTTATTTTAAGTAAAGAGACAGCATTCGGACTTCGGAACTATACGATAATAAGTGCTTTTCTTGGATCCGCTTTAAGGGTAAGTGAGCTTGTTGGTATCCAATTATCAGATATTGATTTGGAAGAAGAAATGATTACGGTCAGTAGAAAACGAAATAAAAACAAACCTGTTCCAGCATATATACAACGTGATGCTTTAAATGTATTGATGAAATATATTGACTTTATGTATGGACATCTTGCAGAAGATTGGAAAGAGCTTAAGGCTAATTATGGAGGTTTATATGTTTTTTCAACAACTGGAGGAGAAACTGCAATGACTGACCGCGCAGTTAGAGGTATGGTTAAAAGTTTAGCAAAGAAGGCACAGTCTATTAGTGATGCTGAAGCAGAGAATCTAAGCGTTCATAATTTTAGACATAGCTATGCTATTTATGGTATTCGCTCGGGTATCAATTTGTATGCCATGATGGATCTTATGGGGCACTCTACTGTCACATCATTGAAGCCATATGCTAAACAAAGTAGGGATCAGATTAAAGAAGATATGGAGAAGAATCCAATTGCAAAACTTATTTAA
- a CDS encoding tyrosine-type recombinase/integrase — MIIIESNIILDSHYFKQWYKHTHVAQSTKDSYKYILKRFGKYMMSLGPVRELDFDKFKFGKSDSRYDPIDEEFIDDFVEFLLENGDSHSNLYNSIEALKCFFKFLKMVGLIKSNPTAYYPNPYYKLRKVDRAFSKEDASKLLSASKKVDPFFGQFYLLMLLFLTCGLRAQEVCLMKKSQVNLEFQTIEITRGQKTSASVVSVVDKLKEAFEQYFEHPEWLRWSKGQDKEVFFYNNKPLNRSRLVSMLQLIYDEAGIDRQVRVHDLRHTMAQLLLLNGANEFSIQEQLRHERIETTMHYLNYNMNYRTYLESHSDTLL, encoded by the coding sequence GTGATTATTATAGAAAGCAATATTATTTTAGATTCACATTATTTTAAGCAATGGTACAAACACACACATGTAGCTCAGTCTACAAAGGATAGCTATAAGTATATCCTTAAGAGGTTTGGGAAATATATGATGTCTTTGGGTCCAGTAAGAGAATTGGATTTTGATAAGTTTAAGTTTGGAAAATCGGATTCAAGATATGATCCAATTGACGAAGAGTTTATTGATGATTTCGTGGAATTCCTATTAGAGAATGGGGATAGCCATTCTAATCTTTACAATAGTATTGAAGCACTTAAATGCTTTTTTAAGTTTTTAAAAATGGTTGGCTTAATAAAATCTAATCCAACAGCGTACTATCCAAACCCATATTATAAACTGAGAAAAGTGGATCGTGCATTTAGTAAAGAAGATGCTTCTAAGTTATTATCAGCTTCAAAAAAAGTGGATCCTTTTTTTGGACAATTTTATCTATTGATGTTATTGTTCTTAACTTGCGGATTACGGGCACAAGAGGTATGTTTGATGAAAAAGTCTCAAGTGAATTTAGAGTTCCAGACCATAGAGATTACCCGTGGTCAGAAAACATCCGCAAGTGTTGTTTCAGTAGTAGATAAATTGAAAGAAGCTTTTGAACAATACTTTGAACACCCTGAGTGGTTGAGGTGGTCTAAGGGACAAGATAAAGAAGTTTTCTTTTATAATAATAAACCGTTGAATAGAAGTAGATTAGTTTCCATGTTACAACTAATTTATGATGAAGCTGGGATTGATAGGCAGGTACGTGTTCATGACTTAAGGCACACGATGGCCCAGCTGTTATTATTAAATGGAGCAAATGAATTTTCTATTCAGGAGCAATTACGTCATGAGAGAATTGAGACAACGATGCATTATCTGAACTATAATATGAACTATCGAACTTATTTGGAGTCACATTCAGATACGTTATTATAA
- a CDS encoding HNH endonuclease has translation MKGVHWGSLYDDFKNELFDTSELEKEIAELMIDDDVTKRKGIYQYVLTRNEKYLNIRAFSESQKRFAYERQNGICANCNAPFELKEMEGDHITPWHAGGKTNAENCQMLCKDCNRRKSGK, from the coding sequence ATGAAGGGAGTTCACTGGGGAAGTTTATATGATGATTTTAAAAATGAGTTATTTGATACATCGGAATTAGAAAAAGAAATCGCAGAACTCATGATAGATGATGATGTTACTAAGAGGAAAGGTATCTATCAATACGTATTGACAAGAAATGAAAAATACTTAAATATTCGTGCTTTTTCAGAAAGTCAAAAGCGTTTTGCATATGAACGACAAAATGGTATTTGCGCTAATTGTAATGCCCCCTTTGAATTAAAGGAAATGGAAGGTGACCATATTACACCTTGGCATGCAGGTGGTAAAACAAATGCAGAAAACTGTCAAATGCTTTGTAAAGACTGCAACAGAAGAAAATCGGGAAAATAA